Below is a window of Impatiens glandulifera chromosome 2, dImpGla2.1, whole genome shotgun sequence DNA.
acaaaggtaaagattattttgacataataaagaattgttaattctagtttccgcatatgtcaacgggtatgaacaaagattgggaagagttgttgaatgtctctagTCGCTGAAGTAGCGTAGTTGCCAAGTTTACttggtgttataaactctatgattttatcttctaagggcTTTTGAACGGAAGtggaggtataatgatttatctcgtgaatggctcgaacagtgaagattgatgtgtggctcataacTTTTTGATGGCGCGATATACTGGcggagattgttattcttctaagggctcttgaATGGAGTGGAGGTGAAGATTGATGGGTACGACTCGTGTATTTCctaagggacgtgaaattcgtcaaggtggagatttgtaatttattcatcacatctcaataagcgcagtattcgcccaaggtggagattgttgggttttgggctcatatttaattagagtttatatattgtaattgggctttaagcctttattgggcttaggagtagtagtttagtcttttggcttttgatgtactcctataaatagagacattgtaacctagggttacttggaccattattccatggaatatcaatagaatggacgactccccgaggatgtaggcattgttggccgaacctcgttatatcttgtgttctttattattctttaccactatatctttatatcttcttttatcgtgtgtttagattagatcgtttCTCAACACCGTCGTCTTATCTCGTCTCCAGACTGCGAAAATACGAATCCATGCATAGAAACTGCGGCCCTGGAACTAAACCCTTTGAAGAAGAATCATTGAAGCTTTTGTCCCAGGCTAATATGAGCCATggtcatgatcatgatcatgatcaatgTAAGTACCTCGTTTGGCTTCCTTCAAATGGACTAGGAAACCGATTTGTCAGCCTAGTCTCCACTTTCCTCTACGCCCTCCTCACCGATCGAATCTTGCTCATCGACGAGTCCAAGAACATTGAAGATCTACTTTGCGAGCCCTTCGAGAATGCTACTTGGCTGCTCCCTCCCGATTTCCCGCTCAAGGCAAACTTTCGAAATTTCAGAGGTGGGTCTCCCGATTCTTACGGAAACAGGATCATGAAGAACACGGCGAATTCCACCGATTCCTCGATAATTCATCTGCCTAATAATAGTTTCATGTACCTTCATCTTCCATTCGATTGCTCCGATCAGGATAAGCTCTTCTTCTGCGACGAATACCAGATCCCAATAGAAGAAATCCCCTGGCTAGTTTTGAGATCAGACGAGTATTTCGCGCCGTCTCTGTTCTTAATGCCCGGATACGATCAAGAACTCGAAAGGCTGTTCCCGAAGAAAGACACTGTTTTTCATCACTTGGGAAGATACCTTTTCCACCCTTCAAATGATGTATGGGGACTCGTTAAGAGATACTACGACACATATCTAGCGAAAGCAGATGAGAGAATTGGAATCCAAATCAGGGATTTCAAGACCACTCCAGTAGTCTTCAAGAGAATGAGTAACCAAATCTTTACTTATTACCTTCCCCATTTCAAACAAGACCAATCCAGCACTCGACAAATTCAAGACATTTGTTACGTAACCACCTTCGAAAAACACATGCTGGAACGAATCATTTCCTGCACTACCGATCGTCGGATTCTGCCTAAACTACGAAAAACCAACTACACGATTTCAAGTGGGAGTGAAAAGGGAACCTCTAAAGCTGTCATGACGGCTTCTTTGAGTTTGTCATATCACGACAGCTTAAAAGACATGTATTGGGAGCATGAAACCGAGACAAGGGAGGTGATCGGGGTTTATCAGCCTAGCCACGAAGACAGCCAACATAGTGAGAAGATGAGTCACAATATGAAGGCGTGGGCAGAGATCTATCTCTTAAGTTTGATGGATGTGTTGATAACGAGCCCGTTTTCGACTTTTGGGTATGTGGCTCAAGGGCTTGGAGGTATGCAATCGTGGATTATAAACAGCCCTCATAGAGAACTCGCACCTTCCGAGCCGTCGTGCATTCTGGCTAAGTCGATGGACCCGTGTTTTCATTTACCTCCATATTTTGATTGCAAGGCGAAAACCGGTGCCAATACAGGATCGATGCGTTCTTATGTGCAGAATTGTGAGGATTTGAAATGGGGGATTAAGTTGGTTGATGATCATAACCTTGAgctataaataataatatttgttcttTTTGGTATGTAGGTATTAAAAGGTTTATTGAGCATCCTAAAGTGTAAAATTCAGAGACTAATAGTAACATGCCCTTAATGAGGGTATacgattttaattttttttaaatatttaatatatttttggtatttttataagaaaaaattaaaatttataattataatattataacgatttaaaaaaaaaagaaaagtggAATATAATTGATTAACTCAAATTTGGGTGGACCTAGGGTTCGTCTAGTTCTCCTTGTTATAGAGCCGGCCCAAAAGCCTAAGCTCAATAACTCGTTTGACTAGctacttaaattatttaatttatagctaaaaatttaaaaaatatattatttattttatataaatatagaagaACACCctaataattcaactaattcaaaatttaacaacttactttttcaccatttttttttttatataaaaacttattaaaatccctaataaatgagataaaaatatctcttaaagatttttttttaattttatctatttttttataaattatttttttataaattatttttgtattacattattatttttttaattatcaaataactcattttattaactaaaatactctttttttatttttaaataaattgagttttaaataaataataaatattataataattgaacaaattaaaaactcaactaacctgtttttttatcaaacaatatttttttttagaaaattaaaaaaatatatataaaaaaagttatgttaaccttctttttttctcaatttatttAAGTAGGGCTGTGATCAATCAATGCTCTGCTTTATTATGTtctttatattgaaaaaaaaggaCGAGCTTGTGGGTCAAACTTTTCTTTAATATACCCACGAGACTGTATTTATTGTAAATAGTGAAagagattatttattaatttgtatggtTAGAAAAGCATGCATGAGATCCATTtcattcaaataacttatttttttcaaattttttataaaaagaagttAACATAATCCTCCACTATCTCTTgctttaacatttaaattattttattgagtttcaaaatataaaattattacttatatataaaaaagatgaCAAAATTATTACTCTCatgtataaaaagaaaaagagaaagagaaacaaATTTGACTAATTTCATGCCTTGACATCATTATACAAGATATAATAGATTacatattatcttattaatattaaatattgagataattattagaataattaaaatttcttaaaatgaTAGTAGTATATATCTATTTGATTTAgggaagaatgccaattttaaacaccaagttgtaagaaggtgtcaaatttacttattaagtatcagaattctatttatatatactaacttgtcaaaaagtgtcaaatttatttaaaataacaaaaaagttAAACGGAGTTAAAAGTTTTGCCATATCTAATATCcacctattttttattcaaacaaaacatccAAATTGGCtagaataagaatatatatattttgatattgtgATGGAAgaataatcaaaaaaaaaaatttcattcaaacaaaacatccAAATTTTTCCTTatccattttttcaaaatttgacGTCGACATAGCTAGTTCATTAATAGAGATTTCAGAAAAAATAGATTACTTATATTAGAGATGAAGAGGAACAgtgagaagaaaatgaagaattgggtaaagagagaaaaaatggatatggaaaaatttaaatgttttgtttaaatgaaaaaagaattaaagtaatgtaaattaaaaacaaataaaaaatagatggatattacatgtggcaaaaattTTAACTCCGTTAAATTTTTCtgttagtttaaataaatttgacactttttgacaagttagtatatataaatagaattttgatacttaataagtaaatttgacaccttcttacaacttggtgtgtaaaattgacattcttcccatttGATTTATCCTTAATATTGATGTGATACATTATTCTCTTTTAAAAAGCTAAAATTCCTCCTTAAATTTGTCCGTTTTTTCAGGATCCGACATCAGAAGCATTTACGTTTTATCACAGAAAGAAAGAATCAGTATCTCCAGTGAAGACGACAATGGAGTCTAAAAACATTACCTTAACAACTTGCTCcatttttcttccatttttattcattttctggTTCATTCTCCAAACCTCTGATACTTTTCAactcaaacacaatcatattgCATCATCTCAACAAGGTATAATAATCTTACTTAATCCAACAACattgttttaattaatcatatcCTTGTTTGTTCTTTAATTACCTCCTAATCCTACATACAGGTTCCATTGATGGTCTTCTTGCATCTGGTTTCAACAGAGAATCATGTCTAAGCCGATATGAATCATCAACATATCGAAAAACGCCTTCAAATTTCAAGCCTTCTTCTCATCTCCTATCGCGTTTAAGAAGGTATGAAGATCTTCACAGGAGATGTGGGCCTAATACTCATCTCTATAACAAAACCATTGAATTGATTACTGGCAGACAATCTGATTCAACCGGTTTAGAATGCAATTATGTTGTTTGGTTACCTTTTAGTGGATTGGGAAACAGAATGCTAACTCTTTCATCAGCTTTCCTCTACGCTCTTCTCACGAACAGGGTATTGCTTGTTGATGCCGCAAATGAAATGACAAATCTTTTTTGTGAGCCTTTTTTACAAACATCTTGGTTGCTTCCTAATAACTTTCCATTGTTGGATCAAATAACCAAGATTGAGGAAACCCCACCACAATATTACGGTCAAATGATGAAAAATGGAATCATTGGATACTCAAACAATTCTGTCCCATCTTTTCTTTATCTCAATCTAGCTCATGATTATGATGATCATGACAAGTTGTTCTTTTGTGATCAAGATCAAGATTTTCTTTCTAAGGTTCCTTGGTTGGTTTTGAGGAGTAACAATTACTTTATACCGTCTCTGTTCTTGATCCCATCTTTTCAGAATGAGTTGGAGAGGTTATTCCCTGAAAAGGAAGCAGTGTTTCATCACTTGGGTCGGTATCTATTCCATCCAACGAATGAAGTTTGGGGATTAATCACTAGGTATTACGAAGCTTACTTAGCTAAAGCAGACAAGAAAATCGGGATACAGATTAGGGTTCTTGAATCTGGAGATGGTGAAATTGAGCCATACCAACATGTAATTGAACAGGTATTAGCGTGCACATGGAAAGAAGAAATACTCCCAGAAACGAACTATGAGATGAAACCCGCCATTTCCTTTCCAAAGAGGAAGAAACACAAGGCTGTACTGGTTACATCTTTGAACTCTGGATACTATGAGAAGATGAAGGATCTGTACTGGGAAAATCCAACGGTGAATGGGGAGGTGATGGAGTTTTACCAGGCGAGTCACGAAGAGTTTCAACACAGTGAAAATCAGAAACATAATTCGAAGGCGTGGGCTGAAATATATTTACTGAGTTTGACAGATGAATTGGTGACAAGTTCGTGGTCTACTTTTGGATATGTGGCTCAAGGACTTGGTGGATTGAGACCGTGGATCTTGACTATGCCAGTGAACAAGACTGTTCCTGAACCAGCCTGTAAACGGGCCATGTCCATGGAACCTTGCTTTCATGCTCCTCCACATCCAAAATTTAattgtagaagaagaagaaaagaggaGGGGATCGATGAAGAAGAAATTGTTTCACATGTCAGGCAATGTGAAGATAGGAGTTGGGGCCTCAAACTTTTTGACTAATTTTGTTCTTGCATTAATTGTACAAATATAACTTAAAAGTAACGCCATGATTCTATTCTTCATTACTAATTGTGTTGTGTTATGCATAAATAtgctttttgttttctttattggATTTGATGTTTCTGATTTATGAAGAATTGCATGAAAAGCAACAAATATTCATTTTGCTCACTCCCccaataacaattaataatgttCTCAATTAAAAGAAagcaataataattatatatatatatatatatatatatatatattatgtttaaaaaaaatattcaaggAAGTTAATATGATCTAAAACTATGACATTCATTTTAACTTAAGGCGTTTTAAGTGAGAATAAACTCGTAAACACTAATTTAGTGGGTTATAAATGAATGTTACTGTCCGATCAACTTAATTTCGTTCTTATTGGTAGGATGTTAAGTTAGTTCTAACTTTATTatggtaaaaataattattataaaaataaataaatttaaattttttataaaatataaaaataataaatattgataattttataaatttatttgtgtttattaataatcagaaatacttttataaaataaatcaatatattaatgatgttataaatctatttgtgtttattaatattttgaaggaTGTTAAAAGACaaaatcacaaatattatttcaGGTTTGTTcgaactaaaaaataaaaattgcttAAGGGATATTCGCATTGTGGGAAggaagtattatatatatagttggcTTTTTATGTGAAGGATATTTTGAGGTTTTATTtgttatacttaaaaaaatatttatatagttatttgAGTTCTTAGTGGATTGAATTGATACAACTATTAATAcgtatttataatttaaattttataaaaataaaatatgtattataatatttttattaatattaaattagtttatcatatttggatatggaaagaaattcaagaatatTCACGAGGTTAAGAAGTGGTGTTGACGATGTTTGAAATAACATAAAGTTTGATTGCAATTTTCTTaggaaatataattattataaggtTAGAATAATcccaatttttattattaagtttttaataataaaaaatatatcataggaaatataattattctcTAATAGCTCATATGAAATTTTCTAATTGATTGTGTTTTTGCCTTATTTCTAGTTTTATTCCTTTATAGTAGTTTTTCTTTAATTCATGTAAAATCTTTTGTTCCCATGTaacaaattttgtataaaatcaCTATTTAAAAGTTCATTTGGATAtctttatcattatttattttattcatttaaataatagatatattataaatataattaaaaatgttaaatatatattaattttcttacatacataattaaatatttataaagtagacatagtttaattctaattctattgatgggtatattttatataaagcCCTTTGCTAATAAACATGGGCCTTGTTAGGCCTGCATTTTCTTATCAAAAGAAAACCACACCTTAGTAATACCTTTattgttaaaagaaaaaaaaactattaatgtAAAACCATGCATATAAACAAGACAAACATCcctaacaaattatttaaaaatatatataaataaatgtgatgagataaaaatgtgaatttttatttatttttcctataatGGTCATTTGACAAGAAGATTAACTCATATCAATTCTaagaacaaatattttatttgatgtactaatagtaatttttttaacaatttaattaattaaaatgttttaagtgtgaattgaatttaaaatttgggTCTCTAAGTCAATActcaatcatatttttatttatttgatgtaGGGATAGTAGATCtcttaacaatttaattaattgaaacgttttaagtgtgaattaaatataaaatttgatccCCAAGTCAATATTATTTCTACTTATTTGATATACTATAGTAGATTTCTTAACAATTTAGTtaattatctataaaatatatttaaatagagaTACCAAATTTTAGATTCATTTCACACTTAAAACGTTCTAATTAAAATGTTCtaatttgaaatgattaatGACCGTAAAagttatactattttatttaaagagaataataaattaaaacaaaactcaGGAAGTTATATTATTAGGGAAGGAGATAGAAATAAGAATTAAAGAATTTAAACTTACGTTAAGacaaaaactgaaaaaaaataaagaaaacttaaatttaatgtaagtaaaaatatttataaaaaaaatacaattgaaATGAATTAAATCCCATAACAagatttatatgtattttatcTTACTAACCATTAAGATTATTAATaccaaattattatatatattttttttaaatgtgataCATCAAAATTTAGTAGATAATAACAGCCTTTGTATAATTCTTAGGATATTCCAAATTAATACAAGTTTGTTTTGACTtactccttttttttttattacccAAATGGATGtgtatgaatatattttatataggaAAGAATCTAAACGTGCAGCattgaattgtttttattaatattgtaaatcTACACAATACTATAAAGT
It encodes the following:
- the LOC124925285 gene encoding galactoside 2-alpha-L-fucosyltransferase-like — encoded protein: MHRNCGPGTKPFEEESLKLLSQANMSHGHDHDHDQCKYLVWLPSNGLGNRFVSLVSTFLYALLTDRILLIDESKNIEDLLCEPFENATWLLPPDFPLKANFRNFRGGSPDSYGNRIMKNTANSTDSSIIHLPNNSFMYLHLPFDCSDQDKLFFCDEYQIPIEEIPWLVLRSDEYFAPSLFLMPGYDQELERLFPKKDTVFHHLGRYLFHPSNDVWGLVKRYYDTYLAKADERIGIQIRDFKTTPVVFKRMSNQIFTYYLPHFKQDQSSTRQIQDICYVTTFEKHMLERIISCTTDRRILPKLRKTNYTISSGSEKGTSKAVMTASLSLSYHDSLKDMYWEHETETREVIGVYQPSHEDSQHSEKMSHNMKAWAEIYLLSLMDVLITSPFSTFGYVAQGLGGMQSWIINSPHRELAPSEPSCILAKSMDPCFHLPPYFDCKAKTGANTGSMRSYVQNCEDLKWGIKLVDDHNLEL
- the LOC124925746 gene encoding galactoside 2-alpha-L-fucosyltransferase-like, whose product is MESKNITLTTCSIFLPFLFIFWFILQTSDTFQLKHNHIASSQQGSIDGLLASGFNRESCLSRYESSTYRKTPSNFKPSSHLLSRLRRYEDLHRRCGPNTHLYNKTIELITGRQSDSTGLECNYVVWLPFSGLGNRMLTLSSAFLYALLTNRVLLVDAANEMTNLFCEPFLQTSWLLPNNFPLLDQITKIEETPPQYYGQMMKNGIIGYSNNSVPSFLYLNLAHDYDDHDKLFFCDQDQDFLSKVPWLVLRSNNYFIPSLFLIPSFQNELERLFPEKEAVFHHLGRYLFHPTNEVWGLITRYYEAYLAKADKKIGIQIRVLESGDGEIEPYQHVIEQVLACTWKEEILPETNYEMKPAISFPKRKKHKAVLVTSLNSGYYEKMKDLYWENPTVNGEVMEFYQASHEEFQHSENQKHNSKAWAEIYLLSLTDELVTSSWSTFGYVAQGLGGLRPWILTMPVNKTVPEPACKRAMSMEPCFHAPPHPKFNCRRRRKEEGIDEEEIVSHVRQCEDRSWGLKLFD